A stretch of Bacillus pseudomycoides DNA encodes these proteins:
- a CDS encoding DUF3311 domain-containing protein — translation MKFIKLLLLIPFIGVVGFLPFANKIEPYVLGMPFLLFWIVFWMVFSSIILIIVYKLDPDNQGSEAE, via the coding sequence TTGAAATTTATTAAACTATTACTCTTAATCCCCTTTATAGGGGTTGTAGGATTCCTACCATTTGCAAATAAAATTGAGCCTTACGTGTTAGGAATGCCTTTTCTTTTATTTTGGATTGTATTTTGGATGGTATTTTCCTCGATTATTTTAATCATCGTTTACAAGCTTGATCCTGATAATCAAGGGAGTGAGGCAGAATGA
- a CDS encoding amidohydrolase, whose protein sequence is MNANLVFINGEVITSDSQNSIVESVAIKDNRIIGVGSNLEMKEFIGEKTEVIDLAGKSLLPGFIDSHTHLILYGVFQLNISCKESHIDSVAALLNELKKKSLETPKGEWIRAWGFNETTVKEKRYPTIAELDAISTDHPIIISRTCGHICIVNTAALEKAGFDEKTPNPQGGVIEKNEKGEITGKLFEAANMKMNDVASYTDDELMKAVKIASDHFISGGITSIHEAGTFDSNCYRLLQTAIKTKEIRVRVYAIIGTINESDKFVNKMMNAGIITGTGDERFRVGPAKIFLDGSSSGPTIATRKPYSSDPNNYGILYYSEEKIYEVLGEAHKKGYQITVHAQGDKAIEMYLNCVERALKESPRKNHRHRIEHAGISTPDLQERMKQLEVIPIPNPPFPYEYGEIYVHNYGERVNYMYAARDYIDKGIVTAGSSDAPVTDYNPLLGIHTAVNRKSQFGAEIGTNQSISLLEAIKLYTWNGAYASFEEDIKGSLEVGKLADLVILNESILKVEPDRIKDLKVETTIVDGEIVYQKENDLMMKN, encoded by the coding sequence ATGAATGCAAACCTAGTATTTATCAATGGTGAAGTTATTACATCAGATAGTCAAAACTCAATAGTAGAATCTGTAGCAATAAAGGATAATCGAATAATTGGGGTCGGTTCAAATTTAGAAATGAAGGAATTCATTGGGGAGAAGACTGAAGTCATTGACTTAGCAGGCAAATCTCTTCTTCCTGGATTTATTGATTCTCACACACACTTGATTTTATATGGGGTTTTTCAGTTGAATATTAGTTGTAAAGAAAGTCACATTGACTCTGTTGCAGCTTTGCTGAATGAGCTTAAGAAAAAATCGTTAGAAACTCCAAAAGGTGAATGGATAAGAGCTTGGGGGTTTAATGAAACCACAGTAAAGGAAAAGCGGTATCCAACGATTGCTGAGCTAGATGCCATTTCAACTGACCATCCAATCATCATCTCTCGTACATGTGGGCATATCTGTATCGTAAACACGGCAGCGTTGGAGAAGGCTGGATTTGACGAAAAGACACCAAATCCCCAAGGTGGAGTAATTGAAAAAAATGAGAAGGGAGAAATTACAGGTAAATTATTCGAAGCTGCAAATATGAAGATGAATGATGTAGCGAGCTATACAGATGATGAACTTATGAAAGCTGTTAAAATCGCGTCAGATCATTTCATTTCAGGGGGAATCACAAGTATCCATGAAGCAGGTACTTTTGATTCTAATTGTTATCGTTTGTTACAGACAGCTATAAAAACTAAAGAAATCCGTGTTCGGGTATATGCGATCATTGGTACCATAAATGAATCGGATAAATTTGTAAATAAAATGATGAATGCAGGGATAATAACTGGTACAGGGGATGAGAGATTTAGAGTCGGGCCAGCTAAAATATTTTTAGATGGAAGTAGCTCTGGTCCAACGATTGCAACTCGAAAACCCTACTCCAGCGATCCTAACAATTACGGGATTCTTTATTATAGTGAGGAAAAAATATACGAAGTTCTAGGTGAAGCACATAAAAAAGGCTATCAAATTACTGTACATGCTCAAGGTGATAAAGCCATTGAAATGTATTTAAATTGCGTAGAAAGAGCGTTAAAAGAATCTCCAAGGAAAAATCACCGTCATCGAATCGAGCATGCAGGGATTTCAACCCCGGATTTACAAGAAAGAATGAAACAACTTGAAGTTATCCCTATTCCAAACCCACCATTTCCATATGAATATGGCGAGATATATGTTCACAATTATGGTGAACGTGTTAATTATATGTACGCTGCTCGTGATTATATAGATAAAGGCATTGTTACAGCGGGTAGTTCAGATGCACCGGTTACTGATTATAATCCTTTATTGGGAATTCATACTGCAGTTAATAGAAAAAGCCAATTTGGAGCAGAAATTGGCACTAATCAATCTATTAGTTTACTAGAAGCTATTAAACTTTACACATGGAATGGCGCTTATGCAAGTTTTGAAGAGGATATAAAAGGCAGTCTAGAGGTAGGGAAATTAGCTGATTTAGTTATTTTAAATGAAAGTATTTTAAAAGTTGAACCAGACCGTATTAAAGATTTGAAAGTGGAGACAACGATTGTTGATGGAGAAATTGTCTATCAAAAGGAGAATGATTTAATGATGAAAAATTAG
- a CDS encoding GyrI-like domain-containing protein: protein MKFKVETLPNYRIAYVRRVGPYGPENIEVMEKLKEWAREKNLLKSAILLAIPQDNPETTLPENCRFDACIVISEGFQMDDSICESELSGGKYLIYEVKHTAEDIQKAYADIFPSIQNYGYQIDNKPILERYTDDLVNNDYCEICVPVKP from the coding sequence ATGAAATTTAAAGTCGAAACACTTCCAAACTATCGTATCGCTTATGTGCGACGAGTTGGTCCATATGGTCCTGAAAATATTGAAGTAATGGAGAAGTTAAAAGAATGGGCTAGGGAGAAAAATCTTCTTAAATCGGCAATCCTACTTGCAATTCCACAAGATAACCCTGAGACAACACTTCCTGAAAACTGTAGGTTTGATGCTTGTATTGTGATTTCAGAGGGTTTTCAAATGGATGATTCAATTTGCGAAAGTGAACTTTCTGGTGGAAAATACCTTATCTACGAAGTCAAACATACAGCAGAAGATATTCAAAAAGCATATGCTGATATTTTTCCATCTATACAAAACTATGGATATCAAATTGATAACAAACCCATTTTAGAAAGATACACTGATGATCTGGTTAACAACGATTATTGCGAAATATGTGTACCAGTAAAACCGTAA
- a CDS encoding transposase: MTMLLSQKYEIFPTKEQKEMLERWLQYCRQTYNSALLDKQRKYKENKQLYTRSDMQKQQVIAKKRYPFLKEVPSQPLQEVFLRLKKAYDGFFRGDTNYPKLKKYKDYNSLTFPQFGFKSNGKHGFAMSFADNGNLYNKQLGEIEIHLHQPIEGAIKQLILKRQSKRWYAIFSVERQDVPPSIDMENAIGIDVGLNQYAVLSNRTVFENPRFLLQKEKQLRKAQRNLSKKKKNSANYKKQVERIRNLHEKVANQRKDFLHKLSYHLTQVYSVICIENLDIRQMVRNRKVSKSISDAGWGAFRKMLLYKCEKFGGLLVKVDPAYTSQDCSSCGNRVKKSLSIRTHICTKCGTVLDRDYNASLNILRKGLEQLLVRTIEE; this comes from the coding sequence ATGACAATGTTGCTGAGCCAAAAATATGAAATTTTCCCAACGAAAGAACAGAAAGAAATGTTAGAACGTTGGTTACAATATTGTCGTCAAACCTATAACTCTGCTCTTTTAGATAAACAGAGAAAATATAAAGAAAATAAGCAATTGTATACACGTTCTGACATGCAAAAGCAACAAGTAATTGCTAAGAAGAGATATCCTTTTCTGAAAGAAGTGCCATCACAGCCCTTACAAGAAGTATTTTTACGACTTAAAAAGGCATATGATGGCTTTTTTCGTGGGGATACAAACTATCCTAAATTGAAAAAGTATAAAGACTATAATAGTCTCACTTTCCCTCAATTTGGATTCAAATCGAATGGGAAACACGGCTTTGCGATGTCATTTGCAGATAACGGAAATTTATATAACAAACAATTAGGAGAAATAGAGATTCATCTGCATCAGCCAATAGAAGGAGCGATCAAACAGCTGATTCTGAAACGCCAATCGAAGAGATGGTACGCTATTTTTAGTGTCGAAAGACAGGATGTACCTCCCTCTATTGATATGGAAAATGCAATTGGTATAGACGTAGGGCTGAATCAATACGCTGTTCTTTCAAATAGAACGGTATTTGAAAATCCAAGATTTCTTCTGCAAAAAGAAAAACAACTGAGGAAAGCACAGCGTAACCTTTCGAAGAAAAAGAAGAATTCTGCGAACTATAAGAAGCAAGTAGAACGGATTCGGAACCTTCATGAAAAGGTAGCGAATCAAAGAAAAGATTTTTTACACAAATTAAGTTATCATCTCACGCAAGTGTATTCGGTGATTTGTATAGAAAATCTTGATATCCGCCAGATGGTTCGGAATCGAAAGGTTTCGAAGTCGATTTCTGATGCAGGCTGGGGCGCTTTTCGTAAGATGCTTTTGTATAAGTGTGAGAAATTCGGAGGCCTACTTGTGAAAGTAGATCCGGCGTATACATCACAAGATTGTTCTAGCTGTGGGAATCGTGTAAAAAAATCACTTTCGATTCGGACACATATTTGTACAAAGTGTGGAACGGTGTTAGACAGAGATTATAATGCAAGTCTAAACATTTTGCGGAAAGGATTAGAGCAATTACTTGTGAGAACGATCGAAGAATGA
- a CDS encoding sigma-54-dependent Fis family transcriptional regulator: MYDIPVQIESKYLLKILDSLESGMNIVDKNGTIIWVNQACCKILNKRKEDLIGRNIFVLKKEGAFTPSVIEMALQNRSTVTAVQEITGGNKMTVTGEIILDEQENPIYFVAHGHDINNWMENISQLGWEELAPVLKRYLLEIKKINTRYTLSKEEQSFIGHGKVNNLLAEIMDRVASVDSTVFINGETGVGKNVVAKRIHELSERNSQPFVHINCAAIPDSLLESELFGYHKGAFTGANSKGKPGLVKIAEKGTLFLDEISELPLHLQPKLLQLLQDKTYMPIGSSQLVRADIRIITATNRKIEEMVKEGKFRADLYYRLHVLPINIPPLRERKEDIFPFLHFYLQKYNKIFNQTRTLSRQTIDVLQRYQWPGNIRELEHTVEQLVIMAKKEEISIHDLPERFLSVNTEKEALESLKKGTNLSEIIERIEKKIIEQAIKENKTTRKTAKVLGITQTSLIRRLKKYNIRNEKE, translated from the coding sequence ATGTACGACATTCCTGTCCAAATTGAAAGCAAATATCTCTTAAAAATTCTCGACAGTCTTGAAAGCGGGATGAATATTGTTGACAAAAACGGAACGATTATATGGGTAAACCAAGCATGTTGTAAGATTCTTAATAAACGTAAGGAAGATTTGATTGGTAGGAATATTTTCGTTCTGAAAAAAGAGGGTGCGTTCACTCCATCCGTAATCGAAATGGCTTTACAAAATAGAAGTACTGTAACCGCTGTACAAGAAATTACCGGTGGAAATAAGATGACAGTAACAGGGGAAATTATTTTGGACGAGCAGGAAAACCCTATTTATTTTGTAGCACATGGTCATGATATAAATAATTGGATGGAAAATATTTCCCAACTAGGATGGGAAGAATTAGCCCCCGTATTGAAGCGGTATTTACTAGAAATAAAAAAAATAAATACCCGTTATACTCTAAGCAAGGAGGAACAGTCCTTTATTGGACATGGCAAAGTAAATAATTTGCTTGCTGAAATCATGGATAGAGTGGCAAGTGTTGATTCAACTGTTTTCATTAACGGAGAAACAGGAGTTGGAAAAAACGTAGTTGCGAAGCGTATTCACGAGTTAAGCGAACGAAACAGTCAACCTTTTGTCCACATAAATTGTGCAGCAATTCCTGATTCACTTCTCGAATCTGAATTGTTCGGCTACCACAAAGGAGCCTTTACAGGTGCTAATTCAAAAGGTAAGCCAGGACTGGTGAAAATAGCGGAAAAAGGAACGCTTTTTTTGGATGAAATTAGTGAACTTCCGCTACACCTGCAGCCTAAGCTCCTTCAATTACTGCAGGATAAGACTTATATGCCTATTGGCAGTTCACAGTTAGTAAGGGCTGATATTCGCATTATTACAGCAACAAACCGCAAGATCGAGGAAATGGTAAAAGAGGGAAAATTCCGAGCCGACCTATATTATCGACTTCATGTCTTACCAATAAACATCCCGCCACTACGCGAGCGGAAAGAAGATATATTTCCGTTTCTCCATTTCTATTTACAAAAATATAACAAGATATTCAACCAGACACGTACCTTATCGAGGCAAACAATTGATGTTTTACAACGTTATCAGTGGCCGGGCAATATACGTGAGTTAGAACATACTGTTGAGCAGCTCGTTATTATGGCTAAAAAGGAAGAAATCTCAATTCATGATTTACCAGAGCGCTTTCTCTCAGTAAACACGGAGAAAGAAGCTTTAGAGTCTCTGAAAAAAGGCACCAATTTAAGCGAGATTATCGAAAGGATAGAGAAAAAAATTATTGAACAGGCAATTAAGGAAAATAAGACTACACGTAAAACTGCAAAAGTTCTTGGAATTACTCAAACCTCGCTAATCCGTCGGTTAAAAAAATACAATATCCGTAATGAAAAAGAGTAG
- a CDS encoding GrpB family protein, whose protein sequence is MGKSLSEMSLEELWELFPIILKEHNPIWKNWYLQEEKLLNNIIGNQYVERINHIGSTSVNGLLAKPTIDILLEITEDCDLKFLVNVLEKKGYIFEKQPQKPSPHMMFMKGYTEKGFAEKVFHLHVRYIGDWNELYFRDFLRLHKDVAQEYSNLKVSLMDKYEHNRDGYTEAKTEFINTYTKIAKTEFEYKYTPN, encoded by the coding sequence GTGGGTAAGAGTTTATCAGAAATGTCACTTGAGGAATTGTGGGAACTGTTTCCGATTATACTAAAAGAACATAATCCAATATGGAAAAATTGGTATTTACAAGAAGAAAAACTACTTAACAACATAATCGGTAATCAATATGTTGAACGAATCAATCACATAGGAAGTACTTCTGTTAACGGGTTATTAGCAAAACCAACGATAGATATATTGCTTGAAATAACAGAAGATTGTGATTTGAAGTTTTTAGTGAATGTGTTGGAGAAAAAGGGATATATTTTTGAAAAGCAACCACAAAAGCCTTCACCTCATATGATGTTTATGAAAGGTTATACAGAAAAAGGATTTGCCGAAAAAGTATTTCATCTTCATGTTAGGTATATAGGGGATTGGAATGAATTATATTTTAGAGATTTTTTACGACTGCATAAAGATGTTGCCCAAGAATATAGTAACTTAAAAGTGAGCTTAATGGACAAATATGAACATAACAGAGACGGATATACGGAAGCAAAAACAGAGTTTATTAATACATACACTAAAATTGCAAAAACGGAATTTGAATACAAATATACCCCAAACTAA
- a CDS encoding GNAT family N-acetyltransferase, whose product MGINPITNDNRKKVISFFKEHWESSEMVISSGVFQCDTLDGFIFEEHNQINGLVTYVIKENEVEVISLDSIQEGKGIGSALMEKVENIAKQEGFSEVNLVTTNDNLNALKFYQKRGYRIISIIPNAVNEARKIKPSIPLIGNDGIPLNDELKLAKRNL is encoded by the coding sequence ATGGGGATTAATCCAATAACTAATGATAATAGAAAAAAGGTAATTTCATTTTTTAAAGAGCATTGGGAAAGCTCAGAAATGGTGATTTCTTCAGGTGTATTTCAGTGTGATACATTAGATGGTTTCATCTTTGAAGAACATAATCAGATTAATGGTTTAGTTACATATGTGATAAAAGAGAATGAAGTTGAAGTTATTTCGTTGGATAGTATTCAAGAAGGAAAAGGTATTGGTTCGGCATTGATGGAAAAAGTTGAAAACATTGCGAAACAAGAGGGATTCAGTGAAGTAAATTTAGTAACGACAAATGATAATTTAAATGCTTTGAAGTTTTATCAAAAAAGAGGTTATCGAATTATTTCTATTATTCCTAATGCTGTTAATGAAGCACGAAAAATAAAGCCTTCTATTCCATTAATCGGGAATGATGGGATTCCATTAAACGATGAATTAAAGTTAGCTAAAAGAAATCTTTAG
- a CDS encoding serine hydrolase, with protein MRGIILSNRVLNLTKAIHNIIDEQFSGAIYIKDNNEVLFESAFGYANRADKKLNTVHTRFGIASGCKLFTAVAICQLVEKGLLTFETRLEDCLNIKFPHFNKGVTIHHLLTHSSGIPDYFDEQVMDNFEDLWKQTPMYLLNDAKDFLPLFQNGEMMFQPGEKFHYNNAGFIVLGLIVKQQSGLSFTDYIEANLFQRCGMNDSGYFPLDRLPKSTAYGYIDNRDGTWRTNIYSIPIKGGADGGAFITPSDMIKFWEALFNHQLLSKECTEILLNSQIHVKDGVDYGYGLWITKSEESIIKYHVMGYDPGVSFHSAFYPKSGIKIAIPSNKSSGSFEVMKGIEEIFEI; from the coding sequence ATGAGGGGGATTATTTTGAGCAATCGAGTTTTAAACCTTACTAAAGCAATTCATAACATAATAGATGAACAATTTTCTGGAGCTATTTACATCAAGGATAACAATGAAGTCTTATTTGAATCAGCATTTGGTTATGCGAACAGGGCTGATAAAAAATTGAATACTGTTCATACACGCTTTGGAATTGCATCTGGCTGTAAGTTGTTTACAGCTGTTGCTATTTGCCAACTCGTTGAAAAAGGTTTACTAACATTTGAAACTCGTCTTGAAGATTGTTTGAACATAAAATTTCCACATTTTAACAAAGGTGTAACAATTCATCACCTTTTGACTCACAGTTCTGGAATACCGGACTATTTTGATGAACAAGTAATGGATAACTTTGAAGACCTTTGGAAACAAACACCTATGTATCTCTTGAATGACGCAAAAGATTTTCTTCCTTTATTTCAAAATGGGGAGATGATGTTCCAACCTGGAGAAAAATTCCACTACAATAATGCTGGATTTATTGTTTTAGGTTTAATCGTGAAACAACAATCAGGACTTTCTTTTACCGACTATATTGAAGCAAATCTCTTCCAACGATGTGGAATGAATGATTCAGGATATTTTCCTTTAGATCGACTTCCTAAAAGCACTGCCTATGGATACATAGATAATAGAGATGGAACATGGAGAACAAATATCTACTCGATTCCAATAAAAGGTGGAGCTGATGGGGGTGCTTTTATCACACCATCAGATATGATCAAATTTTGGGAGGCATTGTTTAATCATCAGCTTTTAAGTAAAGAATGCACAGAAATACTTTTAAATTCGCAAATCCATGTTAAAGATGGGGTAGATTACGGATATGGACTTTGGATCACTAAAAGTGAAGAATCTATAATTAAGTATCATGTAATGGGATATGACCCTGGCGTGAGCTTCCATTCTGCTTTTTATCCTAAATCAGGAATCAAGATAGCGATACCTTCAAACAAAAGTTCAGGATCCTTTGAAGTAATGAAGGGGATTGAAGAAATTTTTGAGATATGA
- a CDS encoding IS3 family transposase (programmed frameshift), which produces MARIKYSKAEKLAILTLYKDGHHSIADITAKFSVDPGTIRDWKRRYEMNGEDGLTEATSWKSYSKELKLAAVNDYLSGHYSLSKVIQKYNISSTAVLGKWIKKYNSHRELNDTGKGMKNSMTSRRKTTLEERIQIVNYCLQHQKNYQLAAKSYEVSYQQVYQWVKKFEAHGEKALQDKRGRKKEEYELTDEEKFKLEMKRLERENERLRAEKCFFKKVRGTRKEASLTGIRLQNKYKAIQDLHANENLPVILLCEIAGVSRAAYYKWLQRTPTARELENEAILQDIQAIYEHVGGIYGYRRMKLNINRRYHKKFNHKRIYRLMHIAGLQSVIRRKRKRYVPSSAQYVAENRLNREFTASKPNEKWVTDVTEFKLRNGRKTYLSAILDLYDGSIISYVLGHSNNNKLVFQTLDQAITILKENEKPLIHSDRAYQYTSHGFKRKIEKANMIHSMSRVGKCIDNGPMESFWGTLKCEKYYLHKYEAFEALQQAIDDYIQFYNNERYQERLNGLSPLEYRVQAA; this is translated from the exons ATGGCTCGAATAAAGTATTCTAAAGCTGAAAAACTGGCTATTTTAACTCTTTATAAAGATGGTCATCATTCAATAGCTGACATTACAGCTAAGTTTTCTGTTGATCCTGGTACGATTAGAGATTGGAAGAGAAGATATGAAATGAATGGTGAAGACGGTTTAACAGAAGCGACTTCTTGGAAGTCTTATTCAAAAGAGCTAAAGTTAGCAGCGGTCAATGATTATCTATCAGGACACTATTCGTTAAGCAAGGTTATCCAAAAATACAATATATCCAGTACTGCGGTTTTGGGAAAATGGATTAAAAAGTATAATAGTCATAGAGAATTAAATGATACTGGTAAAGGAATGAAAAACTCTATGACAAGTAGAAGAAAAACAACATTAGAAGAACGAATTCAAATTGTAAATTACTGTCTACAACATCAGAAAAACTATCAACTCGCAGCCAAAAGCTATGAAGTTTCTTATCAACAGGTATATCAATGGGTCAAGAAGTTTGAAGCACATGGTGAAAAAGCACTACAAGACAAACGCGGTCGAAAGAAAGAGGAATATGAATTAACAGATGAAGAAAAGTTTAAGCTGGAAATGAAACGATTAGAGCGAGAAAATGAACGATTACGTGCAGAAA AATGCTTTTTTAAAAAAGTTAGAGGAACTCGAAAGGAGGCGTCGTTAACAGGCATTCGTCTACAAAATAAATATAAAGCAATTCAAGATTTACATGCGAACGAAAATCTGCCAGTGATCCTTTTATGTGAAATTGCCGGTGTATCTCGTGCCGCTTATTACAAATGGCTACAACGTACGCCAACAGCTAGAGAGTTAGAAAATGAAGCAATTCTTCAAGATATTCAAGCTATTTATGAACATGTAGGAGGCATTTATGGGTATCGAAGAATGAAATTAAATATTAATAGAAGATACCATAAAAAGTTTAACCATAAACGCATTTATCGCTTAATGCACATCGCTGGATTACAGTCCGTGATTCGTCGGAAAAGAAAACGCTATGTTCCCTCGTCAGCGCAATATGTCGCTGAAAATCGCCTCAATCGTGAATTTACTGCAAGCAAGCCTAATGAAAAATGGGTAACAGATGTCACAGAGTTCAAATTAAGAAACGGAAGAAAAACATATTTAAGCGCCATTTTAGATCTTTATGATGGCTCTATTATTAGCTATGTATTGGGTCATTCAAACAATAATAAATTGGTATTTCAAACATTGGACCAAGCTATCACTATATTAAAAGAGAATGAAAAACCATTGATTCATAGTGATCGAGCGTATCAATATACGTCACATGGGTTTAAGAGAAAAATAGAAAAAGCAAACATGATTCATAGCATGTCCCGTGTAGGAAAATGTATAGATAATGGACCAATGGAATCGTTTTGGGGAACATTGAAATGTGAAAAATATTACCTACATAAATATGAAGCATTTGAAGCGTTACAACAAGCAATAGATGATTATATCCAGTTTTACAATAACGAACGTTACCAAGAAAGATTAAACGGCTTAAGCCCATTGGAATACAGGGTTCAAGCCGCTTAA
- a CDS encoding IS110 family transposase — MSENTVVPFSFIEESKEKEKETKRKMYQLFVGIDIGASFHVASCISFQAFLDPKGREWKRAKTMKFNADSLGMTQFFQALEQMEKQLGIHRSDFLVLLEPTGGHYSYLLQQVLSNENFDVYLVENSAVKDFREKHLGITEKSDAVDARVMSYMGWHKILHPHMKGVSLLKPASVTQSIFRSLTRDRWLLNTQLTRRKNQVQQLLTVTHPDLKVAFKKLGTTSVMKFVLKYPTGKDLKLATQEELRQAMIESGAKRIATKASKALAEVTAKSITIDVPHLVGRQNWVIEEALRIEESIKGIDNHIQELLHGNSSKGIKPHPYTELLYSFPFMSDNWACTLIGAIGDVERFNTYKEFKKYLGVSAENKQSGTSVKGTRMTFSGVRDARRVLFQMAMIIIAMKKQPSVFSSYYHRLVERKMNGKTAIGHMCGKIAKILYMMLKTGQKYDPIKHAQATGIPWDSVYDKRTKNVNSEKFYQEALKLGDSTSDDVELIETDVDLK, encoded by the coding sequence ATGAGTGAAAACACAGTAGTACCCTTTAGTTTTATAGAGGAATCCAAAGAAAAAGAGAAAGAAACTAAGAGGAAGATGTACCAGTTATTTGTAGGAATTGACATTGGTGCCTCTTTTCATGTTGCTAGTTGTATCTCCTTCCAAGCCTTTTTAGACCCAAAAGGACGTGAATGGAAACGGGCAAAGACAATGAAATTTAATGCGGACAGCCTGGGAATGACACAGTTCTTCCAAGCCTTAGAACAAATGGAAAAACAATTAGGAATTCATAGGTCGGATTTCCTAGTTTTACTAGAACCAACAGGTGGTCACTACTCTTACCTGCTTCAACAAGTCCTTTCGAACGAAAATTTTGATGTATACCTAGTGGAAAATTCCGCAGTAAAAGACTTCCGTGAAAAGCATTTGGGAATTACTGAAAAATCAGATGCGGTAGATGCAAGGGTAATGTCCTATATGGGATGGCACAAGATTTTGCACCCTCATATGAAAGGAGTTAGCCTACTTAAACCAGCGTCTGTAACTCAATCTATTTTTCGTTCGTTAACTCGCGACCGATGGTTATTAAATACTCAGTTAACACGGCGTAAAAATCAAGTGCAGCAACTTTTAACTGTTACGCACCCAGACCTCAAAGTAGCATTTAAAAAACTTGGTACTACTTCTGTGATGAAGTTCGTATTGAAGTATCCTACTGGTAAAGATCTAAAGCTAGCCACACAAGAAGAACTACGACAAGCAATGATTGAATCTGGGGCAAAGCGAATAGCTACGAAGGCGTCTAAGGCACTAGCCGAAGTAACAGCAAAGTCTATAACAATTGATGTCCCTCATTTAGTTGGAAGACAAAATTGGGTAATTGAGGAAGCGTTACGTATTGAAGAAAGTATTAAAGGGATTGACAATCACATCCAAGAACTACTTCACGGAAATTCAAGCAAAGGTATTAAACCTCATCCTTATACAGAGTTATTATACTCTTTCCCTTTTATGAGCGATAATTGGGCCTGTACCCTTATCGGAGCCATTGGTGATGTTGAACGATTTAATACATATAAAGAGTTCAAAAAATACCTTGGTGTTTCGGCTGAAAATAAACAATCAGGGACATCAGTAAAGGGTACGAGAATGACCTTTAGTGGCGTTCGGGATGCACGTCGTGTTCTCTTTCAAATGGCGATGATTATCATTGCGATGAAAAAGCAACCGTCCGTATTCAGCTCCTATTATCATCGTCTAGTAGAACGTAAAATGAATGGAAAAACAGCAATTGGGCATATGTGTGGAAAGATTGCCAAAATCCTTTATATGATGCTTAAAACGGGGCAAAAATATGACCCTATAAAACACGCACAAGCAACAGGTATTCCTTGGGATTCTGTTTATGACAAAAGAACAAAAAATGTCAATTCGGAGAAGTTTTATCAAGAAGCATTAAAGCTTGGAGATTCAACATCTGACGATGTTGAATTAATTGAAACAGATGTTGATTTAAAATAA